One Lucilia cuprina isolate Lc7/37 chromosome 4, ASM2204524v1, whole genome shotgun sequence DNA segment encodes these proteins:
- the LOC111676050 gene encoding aminopeptidase N, whose protein sequence is MQLSSICVLALAAFFLTSTVESASRRLPILVESDNSLRLENPNARAENEATVLNYRLPNSTYPEHYDITLTTNVHTGEKPFKGVVVIDIVVVEPTTTIVIHARKLDQNFEVSIANPTSGESEELTWEYELVREFLTLKRKTEEPFAADTKWKLTIKYSGNLREDNGGFYLSTYTDAEGKDRYLGTTQFESTDARHAFPCYDEPALRANFTITINHSPTYTAISNMPVNEALSSPGKTVFLTTDRIPTYIVAFIVSDFEYTEGILNGIPQRVYSRPSAKNEHEWAVVSGMLITERLAEYYSVDFMLPKMDQVAIPDFAAGGMENWGLATYREEYMLYNKDTSTVFTQTNIASISAHEICHQWFGDYVAIQWWTYLWLKEGFATLFSYRALDDAYPEWGVWQEFHASDYQTALTRDGSDNPRPMTHYVQKPNEISSVYDSVSYGKAGSVLYMWNNALTDRVFKQGLHNYLTVNQYSAAVEEQLFTAIQTAAKEEDYSIPATISEMMGTWSRQGGYPLLTVTRNYNDGTFTVKQEAFHNDETIKDSKTWFVPINFAVASNPDFRDTEATHYLLNVTEIKVDNVKIAKNDWLILNKQSTGYYRVTYDKENWNLIIDGLIERPYRIHPRNRAQLMHDAYRLSASNRLDHTIVLKMMTYLQKEDQYAPWSTANGIINIYNRYLSGDAKYDDLKRFVAEQIGPIYEKLGVNDVPGEHHYQKYTRNVVINLACLAGVKDCLEETNNKLKALVKDNTPIEPNLQTPIYCNGLKQSGDEEFDFVYNKLMDSTDQALRRLLISALGCSQDEKHIKKLIESSIDETNKLRKQERYTLLSPAYSRGEVGLLACIEFLNDNWNEYAQLKSGFGGSNPLDDDIRGMASYVVNKKQEEKLLALVNKVKKSEYVTASLETDVKSSIADNFEWLEDNREPLMSWIAQYYAGNSGNNGDDGSASLTTSAVLIATALMMALTRLF, encoded by the exons ATGCAATTATCTTCAATCTGTGTTTTGGCTCTGGCAGCCTTTTTCCTCACCAGCACGGTCGAGTCGGCTTCGCGTCGTTTGCCTATTTTAGTGGAAAGTGATAATAGTTTGCGTTTGGAAAATCCTAATGCAAGAGCTGAAAATGAGGCAACTGTCTTAAATTATCGTTTACCTAATTCCACCTATCCGGAACACTACGATATTACTCTGACCACAAATGTTCACACGGGTGAAAAGCCATTTAAAGGTGTAGTCGTTATTGATATTGTCGTGGTTGAGCCTACGACCACAATTGTTATACATGCACGTAAACTTGATCAGAATTTTGAAGTGTCAATTGCAAATCCTACATCGGGAGAATCGGAGGAATTAACTTGGGAATATGAGTTGGTACGtgaatttttaacattgaaacgTAAAACTGAAGAACCATTTGCTGCTGATACTAAATGGAAATTAACCATTAAATATAGCGGTAATTTGCGTGAAGATAATGGTGGTTTCTATTTGTCTACTTATACTGATGCCGAAGGCAAAGATCG TTACTTGGGTACAACTCAATTCGAAAGTACCGATGCTCGTCATGCCTTCCCCTGTTATGATGAACCCGCCCTACGTGCAAATTTCACCATAACCATCAATCACAGTCCCACCTATACAGCCATTTCAAATATGCCCGTTAATGAAGCTTTATCCAG TCCCGGTAAAACTGTATTCTTAACTACAGATCGTATACCCACCTATATAGTGGCGTTTATTGTATCCGATTTTGAATACACTGAAGGTATCTTAAATGGTATACCACAACGTGTCTATTCCCGTCCTAGTGCTAAAAACGAACACGAATGGGCTGTCGTATCGGGCATGTTGATAACCGAACGTTTGGCTGAATATTATAGTGTTGATTTTATGTTGCCCAAAATGGATCAAGTTGCTATACCAGATTTTGCTGCTGGTGGTATGGAAAATTGGGGTTTAGCTACCTACCGTGAGGAATATATGTTGTATAATAAGGATACCTCCACAGTTTTTACGCAAACCAATATTGCCAGTATTTCTGCACATGAAATTTGCCATCAATGGTTTGGTGATTATGTTGCTATACAATGGTGGACATATTTGTGGCTGAAAGAAGGTTTCGCTACATTGTTTTCTTATAGAGCTTTGGATGAT GCTTATCCAGAATGGGGTGTATGGCAAGAATTCCATGCCAGTGATTATCAAACTGCTTTGACCAGAGATGGCAGTGATAATCCTAGACCCATGACCCACTATGTGCAAAAACCCAATGAAATTTCCAGTGTTTACGATTCAGTTTCTTATGGTAAAGCTGGTTCTGTATTGTACATGTGGAACAATGCTTTAACCGATAGAGTATTCAAACAAGGTCTACACAACTATTTGACCGTAAA TCAATATAGCGCCGCTGTAGAAGAACAACTTTTCACTGCTATACAAACTGCTGCCAAGGAGGAAGATTATTCAATTCCCGCTACCATTAGCGAAATGATGGGCACTTGGTCACGTCAGGGAGGTTATCCTTTATTGACCGTTACCCGTAACTATAACGATGGTACATTCACTGTTAAACAAGAAGCCTTCCATAATGATGAAACTATAAAAGATTCCAAAACTTGGTTTGTACCCATTAACTTTGCTGTTGCTTCCAATCCAGATTTCCGCGATACTGAGGCTACACATTATTTATTGAATGTTACCGAAATCAAGGTGGACAATGTTAAAATTGCCAAGAATGATTGGTTGATACTTAACAAACAATCCACCGGTTATTATCGCGTTACATACGATAAGGAAAATTGGAACCTTATTATCGATGGATTGATTGAAAGACCCTATAGGATTCATCCTCGTAATCGTGCTCAATTGATGCATGACGCTTATCGTCTAAGCGCTTCTAATCGTTTGGATCATACCATAGTCTTAAAGATGATGACCTATTTGCAAAAAGAAGATCAATATGCTCCCTGGTCAACAGCCAATGGTATTATTAACATCTACAATCGTTATTTGAGTGGCGACGCTAAATATGATGATTTGAAGCGTTTTGTAGCCGAACAAATTGGTCCTATCTATGAGAAATTGGGTGTTAATGATGTTCCTGGTGAACATCATTATCAAAAATACACACGCAATGTAGTCATCAATTTGGCTTGTTTGGCTGGTGTTAAGGATTGTTTAGAAGAAACCAATAACAAATTGAAGGCCTTGGTTAAGGATAATACACCCATTGAACCGAATCTACAAACACCCATCTATTGCAATGGTCTCAAACAATCTGGCGATGAAGAATTCGACTTTGTCTATAATAAGCTTATGGATTCTACTGACCAAGCTTTACGCCGTTTACTCATTTCTGCCTTGGGCTGCTCACAAGatgaaaaacacattaaaaaactCATTGAAAGCTCCATTGATGAGACAAATAAATTGCGCAAACAAGAACGTTATACTCTACTTAGTCCCGCCTATTCTCGCGGTGAGGTAGGTCTTTTGGCCTGCATTGAGTTCTTGAATGACAACTGGAATGAATATGCTCAATTAAAGAGTGGCTTTGGGGGCTCAAATCCTTTGGATGATGATATTCGTGGTATGGCTTCCTATGTGGTCAACaagaaacaagaagaaaaacttttagCTTTAGTAAATAAAGTTAAGAAGAGTGAATATGTCACCGCTAGTTTGGAAACTGATGTTAAATCATCGATTGCCGACAATTTCGAATGGCTGGAAGATAATCGTGAACCTCTTATGTCATGGATTGCCCAATATTATGCTGGTAATAGTGGCAATAATGGCGATGATGGCAGTGCTAGCCTAACAACATCAGCCGTATTGATTGCCACGGCTTTGATGATGGCTTTGACACgcctattttaa
- the LOC124419776 gene encoding membrane alanyl aminopeptidase-like gives MSPIYIATILVACLCLTYAAPFAEEVQTPVPAADVNYRLPLNIKPINYNINLKPYLNETHPKAFKFDGECYVEIQAQQNTKEIQLHIKNLNITVSEYYKKDTPSAKKNLPTATPNSLTDIVVYTLNEELQANVSYILHYVYTGSMDDDMHGFYRSYYKTANNVTKWLGSTQFQRNHARRAFPSFDEPKFKATYDLSLTRHRSLRSAGPTRLIEIKPNGEYVTDVYDTTPKMSTYILAFIVSEFNDRYDGEFGVLARPEYYSQTEYIFDAGKKLLKALDDYMGIPYYSMGNDKMHLAAIPDFSAGAMENWGLLTFRERALLYDEEHSALSSKQYIAAIVAHEQAHMWWGDLVTCDWWSYTWLNEGFASYFQYFGTHMVEEHMQMDKQFVVDYVQTVMGMDATNATNPMSDEDTNTPEETGRMFNSISYNKGATFIRMTKYILGEEKFKTSLNDYLKTHSYTNTIPSDLFTIWKKYWPAEFAQYADAYFASFTTQVGYPVVTFNRTSATEVEISQKRFLLKDFDTADPKLTYTVPITYTTSAEKNFENASPKFFLTQTPKTVTVNKDATWVMGNIQESGYYRVNYDTKSWHQIHHKLYSNNWDGIHELNRAQVVDDLLNLARSGEMEYSLAFDVLSYLETETNYLPWTSAFNSFNYLNIRLGTDTQDFAAYIRHLTNKAYNKLGFEEKKDDTTLDIYNRAKILAWSCKFGNSECIAKAKSYFNKNLKADPVPVNIRSVVYCTAMREGNEEDFNKLYTKYKTETVATEETLILNNLGCVKDSKLVSRFFHMVASDEVRRQDKSSALSSLYSENNENVEPVFDLVDQNVEKLANSMGGYSSVASVVSNIASRFTTDAQLQKLKDFNGKHKDKFGSSISTLENAVKTVEFNLKWSKEKLGAVKSFLQQYGTNGAAINSISLVTLVVVALIAMIFH, from the exons aTGTCGCCTATATATATTGCTACCATTTTGGTAGCCTGCTTATGCTTGACATATGCTGCTCCTTTTGCTGAGGAGGTTCAAACCCCTGTACCTGCTGCCGATGTCAACTACCGTCTACCCTTAAATATTAAACCCATCAATTACAACATTAATCTTAAGCCTTATTTGAATGAAACTCATCCCAAGGCCTTCAAGTTCGATGGTGAATGTTATGTTGAAATTCAAGCCCAACAAAATACCAAAGAAATTCAATTGCATATTAAGAATCTTAATATTACTGTAAGTGAATACTACAAAAAGGATACTCCTTCAGCGAAAAAGAATTTACCCACTGCCACTCCCAATAGCTTGACTGATATTGTGGTTTATACCTTAAACGAAGAGTTACAAGCTAATGTTTCATACATTTTGCATTATGTTTACACTGGCAGCATGGATGATGATATGCACGGTTTCTACCGCAGTTACTATAAAACCGCCAACAATGTTACCaa atGGCTTGGTTCGACTCAGTTCCAAAGAAATCATGCCCGCCGTGCTTTCCCCTCTTTTGATGAACCTAAATTCAAGGCCACCTACGATCTTTCTTTGACCCGTCACCGTAGCTTAAGAAGTGCTGGTCCCACTCGTCTGATTGAAATTAAACCCAATGG TGAATATGTTACGGATGTATATGATACTACTCCAAAAATGTCAACATACATTTTGGCTTTCATTGTTTCCGAATTCAATGATCGTTATGATGGTGAGTTTGGTGTTCTTGCCAGACCCGAATACTACTCCCAAACTGAATACATTTTCGATGCTGGTAAGAAACTTCTTAAAGCTTTAGACGACTACATGGGTATTCCCTACTACTCAATGGGTAATGATAAAATGCACTTGGCTGCTATTCCTGATTTCTCTGCTGGTGCTATGGAAAACTGGGGCCTTTTGACATTCAGAGAACGTGCCTTGCTCTATGATGAAGAACACAGTGCTCTGAGTTCGAAACAATATATTGCTGCTATTGTTGCTCACGAACAGGCTCATATGTGGTGGGGTGATTTGGTAACCTGTGATTGGTGGAGTTACACCTGGTTGAACGAAGGTTTTGCCAGTTACTTCCAATATTTTGGCACACATATG gttgAAGAGCATATGCAAATGGataaacaatttgttgtcgATTACGTTCAAACCGTTATGGGTATGGATGCCACCAATGCTACCAATCCAATGAGTGACGAAGACACCAATACTCCCGAAGAGACAGGTCGTATGTTCAACAGTATTTCATACAACAAAGGTGCCACATTCATTCGTATGACCAAATATATTTTGGGTGAAGAGAAATTCAAAACTTCTTTAAACGATTATCTTAAAACTCa CTCTTATACCAACACCATTCCCTCCGATCTCTTtacaatttggaaaaaatactgGCCTGCTGAATTTGCCCAGTATGCCGATGCTTATTTTGCCTCTTTCACAACTCAAGTTGGTTATCCTGTTGTTACTTTCAATCGCACTAGTGCTACTGAGGTAGAAATCAGCCAAAAACGTTTTCTATTGAAGGATTTTGATACAGCCGATCCCAAATTAACCTACACAGTTCCCATTACCTACACTACAAGTGCtgaaaagaattttgaaaatgcTAGTCCCAAATTCTTCCTCACACAAACTCCCAAAACAGTTACAGTAAACAAGGATGCTACTTGGGTTATGGGCAACATTCAGGAGTCTGGTTATTATCGTGTCAATTATGATACCAAATCTTGGCATCAAATTCATCATAAACTCTATTCTAACAACTGGGATGGTATTCATGAATTAAATCGTGCTCAAGTTGTTGATGATCTTCTGAATTTGGCTCGTTCTGGTGAAATGGAATACAGTTTGGCTTTCGATGTCCTTTCGTATCTTGAAACCGAAACCAACTATTTGCCCTGGACCTCTGCTTTCAATAGTTTCAATTATCTAAACATTCGTTTGGGTACCGATACTCAGGACTTTGCTGCCTATATCCGACACCTTACCAACAAGGCCTACAACAAGTTGGGCTTCGAAGAAAAGAAAGACGATACCACTTTGGATATTTATAATCGTGCTAAGATCTTGGCTTGGTCTTGCAAATTTGGCAACTCTGAATGTATTGCCAAGGCCAAATCATActtcaacaaaaacttaaagGCTGATCCTGTTCCCGTCAACATTCGATCTGTTGTATATTGTACAGCTATGCGTGAAGGCAATGAAGAAGATTTCAACAAGCTTTACACCAAGTACAAGACTGAAACTGTTGCCACCGAAGAAACTTTGATTTTGAACAATTTGGGTTGTGTTAAGGACAGCAAATTGGTTTCCAGATTCTTCCATATGGTTGCCTCCGATGAAGTACGTCGTCAAGATAAATCAAGTGCTTTGAGTAGTTTATATTCTGAGAACAACGAAAATGTTGAACCCGTCTTTGACTTGGTCGatcaaaatgttgaaaaactgGCCAACTC taTGGGTGGTTATTCCTCAGTTGCTTCCGTCGTCTCTAACATTGCTTCTCGCTTTACTACCGATGCTCAACTACAGAAATTGAAGGATTTCAATGGTAAACATAAGGATAAGTTTGGCAGCTCAATATCCACTTTGGAAAATGCTGTAAAGACCgttgaatttaatttgaaatggtCTAAAGAAAAGTTGGGAGCTGTGAAGAGCTTCTTACAACAATATGGTACAAACGGTGCTGCCATTAATAGCATCTCACTTGTTACCTTAGTTGTAGTGGCCTTGATTGCCATGATCTTCCACTGA
- the LOC111676049 gene encoding LOW QUALITY PROTEIN: membrane alanyl aminopeptidase (The sequence of the model RefSeq protein was modified relative to this genomic sequence to represent the inferred CDS: deleted 1 base in 1 codon), with the protein MSPISIATILVACLCLAYAAPFAEELQTPVPAADVNYRLPLNIKPINYKINLKPYLNETHPKAFKFDGECYVEIQAQQNTKEIQLHIKNLNITVSEYYKKDTPSAKKNLPTATPNSLTDIVVYTLNEELQANVSYILHYVYTGSMDDDMHGFYRSYYKTANNVTKWLGSTQFQRNHARRAFPSFDEPKFKATYDLSLTRHRSLRSAGPTRLIEIKPEGEYVTDVYATTPKMSTYILAFIVSEFNDRYDGEFGVLARPEYYSQTEYSFDAGKKLLKALDDYMGIPYYSMGDDKMHLAAIPDFSAGAMENWGLLTFRERALLYDEEHSTLSSKQYIAAVVAHEQAHMWWGDLVTCDWWSYTWLNEGFARYFQYFGTNMVESYFDMDRQFVVDQIQSVMGMDATNATNPMSDEDTHTPADLGRMFNSISYNKGATFIRMTKYILGEEKFRTSLNDYLTTHAYTNTIPSDLFTIWKKYWPAEFAQYADAYFASFTTQVGYPVVTFNRTSPTVVHISQKRFLLKDFETADPKLTYTVPITYTTSAEKDFENASPKFFLTQPYKIETVDKDTTWIMGNIQETGYYRVNYDTYTWHQIHHKLYSHNWDGIHELNRAQVVDDLLNLARAGEIEYRLAFDVLEYLETETNYLPWTAAFNGFNYITIRLGTDTQDFARYIRYLSNKAYTQLGFEEKKEDTTLDIYNRAKILAWSCKYGNTECISRAKSYFNKNLKAEPVPVNIRSVVYCTAMREGNEQDFDKLYNKFKTETVATEETLILNSLGCVKDSKLVSRYFHMIASDEVRRQDKSSAMSSLYSENNENVEPVFDLVDENVDKLAESMGDYSSVASIVSNIASRFTTEAQLQKLKAFNARHKNKFGSSVSTLESAVKNVEFNLDWSKQKMGFIKSFFQEHGKSSAGINSVSFVTLAVVALIAMIFH; encoded by the exons ATGTCGCCTATTTCTATTGCTACTATTTTGGTAGCCTGCTTATGCTTGGCATATGCTGCTCCTTTTGCTGAGGAGCTTCAAACCCCTGTACCTGCTGCCGATGTCAACTACCGTCTACCCTTAAATATTAAACCCatcaattacaaaattaatCTTAAGCCTTATTTGAATGAAACTCATCCCAAGGCCTTCAAGTTCGATGGTGAATGTTATGTTGAAATTCAAGCCCAACAAAATACCAAAGAAATTCAATTGCATATTAAGAATCTTAATATTACTGTAAGTGAATACTACAAAAAGGATACTCCTTCAGCGAAAAAGAATTTACCCACTGCCACTCCCAATAGCTTGACTGATATTGTGGTTTATACCTTAAACGAAGAGTTACAAGCTAATGTTTCATACATTTTGCATTATGTTTACACTGGCAGCATGGATGATGATATGCACGGTTTCTACCGCAGTTACTAT AAAACCGCCAACAATGTTACCAA ATGGCTTGGTTCCACTCAGTTCCAAAGAAATCATGCCCGCCGTGCTTTCCCCTCTTTTGATGAACCTAAATTCAAGGCCACCTACGATCTTTCTTTGACCCGCCACCGTAGCTTAAGAAGTGCTGGTCCCACTCGTCTGATTGAAATTAAACCCGAGGG TGAATATGTTACTGATGTTTATGCTACTACACCTAAAATGTCAACATACATTTTGGCTTTCATTGTTTCCGAATTCAATGATCGTTATGATGGTGAGTTTGGTGTTCTTGCCAGACCCGAATACTACTCCCAAACCGAATACAGTTTCGATGCTGGCAAGAAACTTCTTAAGGCTCTAGACGATTACATGGGTATTCCTTACTACTCAATGGGTGATGATAAAATGCACTTGGCTGCTATTCCTGATTTCTCTGCTGGTGCTATGGAAAACTGGGGTCTCTTGACATTCAGAGAACGTGCCTTGCTATATGATGAAGAACACAGTACTTTGAGTTCGAAGCAATATATTGCTGCTGTCGTTGCTCACGAACAGGCTCATATGTGGTGGGGTGATTTAGTAACCTGTGATTGGTGGAGTTACACCTGGTTGAACGAAGGTTTTGCTCGTTACTTCCAATACTTCGGTACTAATATG GTTGAAAGTTACTTTGATATGGACAGACAGTTCGTTGTCGACCAAATCCAAAGTGTCATGGGTATGGATGCCACAAATGCTACCAATCCAATGAGTGACGAAGATACCCACACTCCTGCCGATTTAGGTCGTATGTTCAACAGTATTTCATACAACAAAGGTGCCACATTCATTCGTATGACCAAATACATTTTGGGAGAAGAGAAATTCAGAACATCTTTAAATGATTATCTTACAACTCA tGCATATACCAACACTATTCCCTCCGATCTATTtacaatttggaaaaaatactgGCCTGCTGAATTTGCCCAGTATGCCGATGCTTATTTTGCCTCTTTCACAACTCAAGTTGGTTATCCTGTTGTTACTTTCAATCGCACCAGTCCTACTGTAGTACATATCAGCCAAAAACGTTTCTTATTAAAGGATTTTGAAACAGCCGATCCCAAATTAACCTACACAGTTCCCATTACCTACACTACAAGTGCTGAAAAGGATTTCGAAAATGCTAGTCCCAAATTCTTCCTCACACAACCTTATAAAATCGAAACAGTAGACAAGGATACTACTTGGATTATGGGCAACATTCAAGAGACTGGTTATTACCGTGTCAATTATGATACTTATACTTGGCATCAAATTCATCATAAACTTTATTCTCACAACTGGGATGGCATTCATGAATTGAATCGTGCTCAAGTTGTTGATGATCTTCTGAATTTGGCTCGTGCTGGTGAAATCGAATACAGGTTGGCATTCGATGTCCTTGAATATCTTGAAACCGAAACCAACTACTTGCCCTGGACTGCCGCATTCAATGGTTTCAATTATATAACCATTCGTTTGGGTACCGATACTCAAGACTTTGCTCGCTATATCCGTTATCTTAGCAACAAGGCCTACACACAGTTAGGCTTCGAAGAAAAGAAAGAAGATACCACTTTGGATATTTATAATCGTGCTAAGATCTTAGCTTGGTCCTGCAAATACGGTAACACTGAATGTATTTCCAGGGCCAAATCTTACTTCAATAAAAACTTGAAGGCCGAACCTGTTCCCGTCAACATTCGTTCTGTTGTATATTGTACCGCTATGCGTGAAGGCAATGAACAAGACTTCGACAAGCTATACAACAAATTCAAGACCGAAACTGTTGCCACCGAAGAAACTTTGATTTTGAACTCTTTGGGTTGTGTTAAGGATAGTAAATTGGTTTCCAGATACTTCCATATGATCGCCTCCGATGAAGTTCGTCGTCAAGATAAGTCAAGCGCTATGTCCAGCTTGTATTccgaaaataatgaaaatgttgaaCCTGTCTTTGACTTGGTCGACGAAAACGTTGATAAACTTGCCGAATC taTGGGTGATTACTCCTCCGTTGCTTCCATCGTCTCCAACATTGCTTCCCGTTTCACCACCGAAGCCCAACTACAAAAATTGAAGGCTTTCAATGCTAGACATAAAAACAAGTTCGGCAGTTCAGTCTCAACATTGGAAAGTGCTGTTAAGAATGTTGAATTTAACTTGGATTGGTCTAAACAGAAGATGGGATTCATCAAGTCTTTCTTCCAAGAACACGGTAAAAGTAGTGCCGGCATTAACAGCGTCTCTTTTGTTACTTTAGCTGTAGTGGCTTTGATTGCCATGATCTTCCATTAA